A window from Chryseobacterium vaccae encodes these proteins:
- a CDS encoding SMI1/KNR4 family protein: protein MTTFQDLEKEFNFTYPALYRQLYDDKMLDWGTEGSGWYTHVFPTLKENPPLLLFGNDIEIWDPVAYPGAIREIINHEIYDINPIYKMVPFAKNGAGDLYVFQLDMEVNGEIPVTFFPHDDSEAEILAKNLQDFIFRQLLESLTEMDEYSMFEGDSEDEIKKNLHNQLRTHRKYLTSNQIEILEGIYQRDIFEYTYKAPNGREFEAEGLLTFDELEKLIQKEIAFEKLNTKFDYTE, encoded by the coding sequence ATGACCACTTTTCAAGATTTAGAAAAAGAATTTAATTTTACCTACCCTGCGCTTTACAGGCAATTATACGATGATAAAATGCTTGATTGGGGTACGGAAGGAAGCGGTTGGTACACCCATGTTTTTCCCACTCTAAAGGAAAATCCGCCTTTGCTTCTGTTTGGGAATGATATTGAAATCTGGGATCCGGTGGCTTACCCTGGCGCAATCAGGGAAATCATTAACCACGAAATCTACGATATCAATCCCATATACAAAATGGTTCCTTTTGCGAAAAATGGAGCCGGCGATTTGTATGTTTTTCAATTGGATATGGAAGTCAATGGTGAAATTCCGGTTACTTTTTTTCCACATGACGATTCTGAAGCTGAAATTTTAGCCAAAAACCTACAGGATTTTATCTTCAGACAGCTTCTGGAATCTTTAACCGAAATGGATGAATATTCTATGTTTGAAGGGGATTCTGAAGACGAAATCAAAAAGAATTTACACAATCAGCTGAGAACCCACCGTAAATATTTAACATCTAATCAGATTGAAATATTAGAAGGGATTTATCAACGTGATATTTTTGAATATACCTACAAAGCACCGAATGGCCGCGAATTTGAAGCAGAAGGTCTGCTGACTTTTGACGAACTTGAAAAGCTCATTCAGAAGGAAATCGCCTTTGAAAAATTAAACACAAAATTTGATTATACAGAGTAA
- a CDS encoding tetratricopeptide repeat-containing sensor histidine kinase produces MHRLLFIWIVLVFPFFAQAQDAVSRLEKEYNNASDKTTERLNLAPKYAKALFLHNDKDQSYRILKANIPVAIKQADGKYATILYAVQAMNYRLDNKEAESSKSLDLAKIYSLKTDNKEAKGYFEYAKGWVLVRNNKTTDAVAAYLKSIDYYENSPTTSTLYGRFATVVKELSTIYSNLNEYQLEEKYSKQFLVLASKQNDPNLIFDAYMRMGYVYEQKYVQSPSNIDWRNKAEQYYLQAVTTFNKSKDVMPNKSNLSYAAINLANLYTSFDKEKAMKYAQLANKVSLETGDAIHIASSFGILAELAIQDKNYDLAKSYFLKASMEIGKSPVRDHNIELSILESLSQISEEQGNYKEALVYYKSYVDKYKSVYDQEKLDITKRLESQFEKERQEQKYIKLQLESDKKAQQIRLINILRAQREQVYNNLKLVEENQRERLKFSELESEKRAQQLRLAKLETRQKNNDINNYKKLLAFKEKISTYYIIFIVVSIVLIILLLYAYKQRANSLKQRDELHALAMEKEKQNSKISTLTALLEGQEQERGRLARDLHDGLGGLLSGTKLQLSSLSPHQYGNIEEGISKSITQIDGAVEELRRVAHNLMPDLLMKYGLETAIKEFASRMSNSALDIHTELIGYTNSISEEKQLILYRIIQELVNNAIKHAETSEIIIQISEEENILNLTVEDNGKGFDPASLDVRKTAGFHNIESRVQFLKGTMNIRSELNIGTSIELQIPIH; encoded by the coding sequence ATGCACAGGTTGTTATTTATATGGATTGTACTGGTTTTTCCGTTTTTTGCTCAGGCACAGGATGCTGTAAGCAGATTGGAAAAGGAATATAACAATGCTTCAGATAAAACAACAGAACGGTTAAATCTGGCTCCCAAATACGCCAAAGCATTATTTCTACATAATGACAAAGATCAGTCATACCGGATTTTAAAAGCCAATATTCCCGTCGCAATAAAACAGGCTGATGGAAAGTATGCCACCATTCTATATGCTGTTCAGGCGATGAATTACAGGCTAGACAATAAAGAAGCTGAATCGTCAAAAAGTCTGGACCTGGCAAAAATATATAGCTTAAAAACAGATAATAAAGAAGCTAAAGGTTATTTTGAATATGCAAAAGGATGGGTTTTAGTACGTAACAATAAAACGACCGATGCCGTTGCCGCTTACCTGAAATCTATCGACTATTACGAAAATTCACCAACAACTTCTACTCTGTATGGAAGATTTGCTACCGTAGTTAAAGAATTGTCCACCATTTATTCTAACCTGAATGAATACCAGCTGGAAGAAAAATACAGCAAACAGTTTCTGGTGCTGGCATCCAAACAGAATGATCCCAATCTTATCTTCGATGCGTATATGCGGATGGGTTACGTGTACGAGCAAAAATATGTGCAGAGTCCATCAAATATTGACTGGAGAAATAAGGCAGAGCAGTACTATCTGCAGGCGGTTACCACTTTCAACAAAAGCAAGGATGTGATGCCCAATAAGAGTAATCTTTCCTATGCAGCCATCAATTTAGCCAACTTGTACACCAGTTTTGACAAAGAAAAGGCAATGAAATATGCCCAATTAGCAAACAAGGTAAGTCTGGAAACCGGCGATGCCATCCATATTGCCTCTTCATTTGGAATTCTGGCAGAGCTGGCCATACAGGATAAAAATTATGATTTAGCTAAATCTTACTTTCTGAAGGCTTCCATGGAAATTGGTAAAAGCCCTGTGAGAGATCACAATATAGAACTGTCAATTCTTGAATCTCTGTCCCAAATCAGCGAAGAGCAGGGTAATTACAAAGAAGCTTTGGTTTATTATAAAAGTTATGTAGATAAATACAAAAGCGTTTACGATCAGGAAAAACTGGATATAACCAAAAGGCTGGAATCGCAGTTTGAGAAAGAACGGCAGGAACAGAAATATATAAAACTGCAGCTGGAGAGTGATAAAAAGGCACAGCAGATCAGGTTAATCAACATCCTTAGAGCACAGCGTGAACAGGTTTATAACAACTTAAAACTGGTAGAAGAAAATCAACGGGAACGGCTGAAATTTTCAGAGCTTGAATCCGAAAAAAGAGCACAACAGCTTCGTTTGGCAAAATTAGAAACAAGGCAAAAGAACAACGACATCAACAACTATAAAAAGCTGTTAGCCTTCAAAGAAAAGATCAGTACTTACTATATTATTTTTATTGTGGTTTCCATTGTTCTGATCATCTTATTGCTGTATGCCTATAAACAAAGGGCGAATTCACTGAAGCAAAGAGATGAACTGCATGCTCTGGCCATGGAAAAAGAAAAGCAGAATTCAAAAATATCAACACTTACGGCATTGCTGGAAGGGCAGGAACAGGAGCGTGGCCGTCTGGCTCGTGATCTTCATGACGGACTGGGAGGTTTACTTTCAGGAACCAAACTTCAGTTGTCCTCTTTGAGTCCCCATCAATACGGAAATATAGAAGAAGGAATTTCAAAATCAATTACCCAGATTGATGGCGCCGTAGAAGAATTGAGACGGGTCGCACATAATTTAATGCCCGATTTACTCATGAAATACGGTCTGGAAACAGCCATTAAAGAGTTTGCTTCCCGCATGTCCAACAGTGCGTTAGACATCCATACTGAATTGATCGGTTACACCAATTCAATATCAGAAGAAAAGCAGCTGATCCTGTACAGGATTATTCAGGAATTGGTCAACAATGCCATAAAACATGCTGAAACTTCAGAAATTATTATTCAGATCAGTGAAGAAGAGAATATTTTAAATCTCACAGTAGAGGACAACGGCAAAGGTTTTGATCCAGCCAGTTTAGATGTGAGAAAAACAGCCGGTTTCCATAATATAGAGTCAAGAGTTCAGTTTTTAAAAGGAACGATGAACATCAGGTCCGAACTGAATATTGGCACCAGCATAGAACTTCAAATACCTATTCATTAA
- a CDS encoding response regulator transcription factor — protein MIKVAITDDHPLLLEGLKNILGNSDTIDVVDCFRNVSEMNEGLAKQAVDILLLDINLADTNSIELIKPLTKKYERLQIIMLSVHNELPVINSTLAEGALGYIQKNASVSEILEGINTVYTGQQFLCSQTRSVLEKKSPDGLSQVPKLTRREKEILAEAARGLTTNQMAEKLFISPHTVESHRKNLIEKFQTANLSSAIKLAIEYGLIIE, from the coding sequence ATGATAAAAGTAGCTATAACAGACGATCATCCGCTTCTATTGGAAGGGCTGAAGAATATTTTAGGAAACAGTGATACCATAGATGTGGTAGATTGCTTCAGAAACGTTTCAGAAATGAATGAAGGTCTGGCAAAACAGGCTGTCGATATTTTGCTTCTGGATATTAATCTGGCAGATACCAACAGTATTGAACTCATCAAACCTTTAACGAAAAAATACGAACGCCTTCAGATTATCATGCTCAGCGTTCACAATGAACTGCCTGTAATCAACAGTACTTTGGCGGAGGGTGCTTTGGGATACATTCAGAAAAATGCTTCAGTTTCCGAAATTTTGGAAGGTATTAATACCGTTTATACCGGTCAACAGTTTTTATGCTCGCAGACAAGGTCTGTTTTGGAGAAAAAATCACCGGACGGATTGAGTCAGGTTCCGAAACTTACCAGAAGAGAAAAGGAAATTTTGGCTGAAGCCGCGAGAGGACTTACGACCAATCAAATGGCAGAAAAGCTTTTTATCAGCCCGCATACCGTAGAAAGCCACCGGAAAAATCTTATTGAAAAATTTCAAACCGCCAATCTGAGCTCAGCCATTAAACTGGCCATAGAATACGGTTTGATTATCGAATAA
- a CDS encoding acyltransferase family protein has product MNIKLKHYNELDGVRAVAVIMVMFFHFFQNIDSSSSIIKLSLFGKTGVSLFFVLSGFLITRILLNTKEKTSYFKSFYTRRALRIFPLYFLFLFIYYFIFPLVSDWHLASFSEQIWYWTFTQNFAMTFGWDNFGPNYYWSLAVEEHFYLFWPLILYYCPIKKIKWTVLFLCILSFLTRVILIKNNIEESLFTFARLDELALGSFLAILERENKLISSNSKKFFAAFIISLFPLFYLTFKNGSYSLLDNSIRHLVLGLVYTSFVAFIVSVDSKNRIKQLLNTHLFSFTGKISYGLYVYHPTCFLIIHYYLKNTSIILSFILSFGLAYIISILSYYFFEKRFLKLKNKFPN; this is encoded by the coding sequence ATGAATATAAAGCTAAAACATTACAATGAATTAGACGGTGTAAGAGCAGTTGCCGTTATCATGGTAATGTTTTTTCATTTTTTTCAGAATATTGACAGCTCCAGCTCTATCATAAAGCTTAGCCTTTTCGGAAAAACAGGTGTTTCGTTATTTTTTGTATTATCAGGATTTCTCATTACCCGGATATTACTGAATACCAAAGAAAAGACATCTTATTTCAAATCATTTTATACAAGGAGAGCCCTAAGAATATTCCCTCTATATTTTTTATTTCTTTTCATCTATTATTTTATTTTTCCGTTGGTTTCGGATTGGCATTTAGCCAGTTTCTCCGAACAAATCTGGTACTGGACTTTTACACAGAATTTTGCTATGACCTTTGGATGGGATAATTTTGGCCCTAATTATTACTGGTCTTTGGCTGTAGAAGAACACTTTTATCTGTTCTGGCCGTTAATTCTCTATTATTGTCCGATAAAAAAGATTAAATGGACCGTTTTATTCCTTTGCATCCTTTCTTTTTTAACAAGGGTTATTCTTATTAAAAATAATATTGAAGAATCTCTATTTACTTTCGCAAGATTAGATGAGCTGGCTCTGGGTTCATTTCTGGCCATCCTGGAACGGGAGAATAAATTAATAAGCAGCAACTCAAAAAAATTCTTTGCAGCTTTTATCATATCATTGTTTCCTTTATTCTACCTTACTTTTAAAAATGGTTCCTACTCTCTGCTCGATAATAGTATAAGGCATCTAGTACTTGGGCTTGTCTATACAAGTTTTGTGGCTTTCATCGTATCTGTTGATTCAAAAAACAGGATAAAACAACTCCTCAACACTCATTTATTCAGCTTTACAGGGAAGATAAGCTATGGACTTTACGTTTACCATCCCACCTGTTTTTTAATCATTCATTACTATTTAAAAAATACCAGCATTATCCTCAGCTTTATTTTAAGCTTTGGATTGGCCTATATTATTTCCATATTGAGCTACTATTTTTTTGAAAAAAGATTTTTAAAACTGAAAAATAAATTTCCCAACTAG
- a CDS encoding MATE family efflux transporter: MSKYISFIKKALSGEEADYTKADIRSAVLLLAIPMMLEMAMESVFALVDLYFVGHLKESGYAIQTVGLTESVLSVMYSIAIGMSMAATALVARRIGEKNPEKASRSGAQVLLVSFAVTFILSILGVVFAEEILILMGSKPEAAAYGKDFTRIMMGSSVIIMLLFLINGIFRGAGNAAIAMKSLWIANIANIILCPVLIKGFGPIPAMGLTGAALATTIGRSIGVIYQLYHLLIADTQIRIRLSYFKPQFELIKSIVKIATPGIFQFVIASCSWIFLAQLVATTGGEDASAGYQTALRLMMFFMLPAWGLSNAASTLVGQNMGAGEMLRAEQSVMKTVKYNVIFMLAVSLIFFLLGDFLVGFFTQETEIKAFAKNALHIMSTGFIFYGIGMVMINAFNGAGDTWTPTWVNFFGFWLFQIPLAYFLSKHMEMGPKGVFISIPAAETLITIVAFILFKKGKWKMVKV; this comes from the coding sequence ATGTCAAAATATATCAGTTTTATTAAAAAAGCATTAAGCGGAGAGGAGGCAGACTATACAAAAGCAGACATAAGAAGTGCTGTACTTCTTTTAGCCATCCCAATGATGCTGGAAATGGCGATGGAATCTGTTTTTGCACTGGTTGACCTGTATTTTGTAGGCCATTTAAAAGAAAGCGGCTATGCAATACAGACGGTTGGCCTTACAGAATCTGTACTTTCTGTGATGTACTCCATTGCGATTGGGATGAGTATGGCGGCAACTGCTTTGGTAGCCCGAAGAATTGGTGAAAAAAATCCGGAGAAGGCATCCAGGAGTGGGGCACAGGTTCTGTTGGTATCATTTGCTGTTACTTTTATTCTGAGCATACTGGGTGTGGTCTTTGCCGAAGAAATCTTAATTCTGATGGGTTCAAAACCGGAAGCTGCAGCTTATGGAAAGGATTTCACAAGGATTATGATGGGAAGCAGTGTGATTATTATGCTTTTGTTTCTGATCAACGGGATTTTCAGAGGCGCTGGAAATGCTGCCATTGCCATGAAATCCCTCTGGATTGCCAATATTGCCAATATTATCCTGTGTCCGGTACTGATTAAAGGTTTCGGGCCTATTCCTGCTATGGGACTGACAGGAGCAGCTCTGGCTACTACAATCGGAAGAAGTATCGGGGTTATTTATCAGCTCTATCATCTTTTAATTGCAGATACCCAGATCAGAATCAGGCTGTCTTATTTTAAGCCACAGTTTGAGCTGATAAAATCTATTGTGAAAATTGCAACACCCGGGATTTTTCAGTTTGTGATTGCTTCATGCAGCTGGATTTTTCTTGCCCAACTGGTTGCTACCACGGGTGGAGAAGATGCTTCCGCAGGTTATCAGACGGCTTTGAGGCTGATGATGTTCTTTATGCTTCCGGCCTGGGGGCTGAGTAATGCAGCGTCTACGCTGGTGGGACAGAATATGGGAGCCGGGGAAATGCTGAGAGCAGAACAGTCTGTGATGAAAACCGTAAAGTATAACGTCATCTTCATGCTGGCAGTAAGTCTCATTTTTTTCCTGTTGGGAGATTTTCTGGTAGGATTTTTTACCCAGGAAACCGAAATTAAGGCTTTTGCTAAAAATGCACTACACATCATGAGTACCGGCTTTATTTTCTATGGAATAGGAATGGTCATGATCAATGCATTTAACGGAGCGGGAGATACCTGGACACCAACATGGGTGAATTTTTTCGGATTCTGGCTGTTTCAGATTCCGCTGGCCTATTTTCTTTCGAAACATATGGAAATGGGACCGAAAGGCGTCTTTATATCTATTCCGGCAGCCGAAACTTTAATTACGATTGTCGCTTTTATTCTGTTCAAAAAAGGAAAATGGAAAATGGTGAAAGTATGA
- a CDS encoding S41 family peptidase has translation MKKNITAFLALLFFASYQGQTKIDNLNFENNENNLPKSWTIIDGGKSTISIDGKEKYEGKYSVLAEAPEKADMVGMMRILPENYAGKKITISGYIKTENVTEGFAGFWMRIDPKIGFNNMQDKGIKGTTPWTKYETTLDLSPAETKKIFIGTLLTGKGKAWFDDIKITIDGKDIQEAAVFQKKQFNADLDKEFDNGSKISSIDLSKKNLDNLKNLGLIWGYLKYYHPNVAEGKYNWDYELFRILPKISGTSAQERDKILTEWIKGLGTFQTEKIAIDSKNVKITPDLNWITNSGFSKELSDLLLQLKDAKRPKANYYLDFYEGVGNPDFEREKPYENSTYPDAGFRLLSLYRYWNIIQYTFPYKNLIQEDWKGVLSEFIPKFADSKNETEYTLSTLEIIARIHDTHANVWGANKALEKHFGARYSPVKLVFAENKAVVNGFHNDQLGAETGLQTGDIITEVNGKSVAQIVKEMLKLTPASNYPTQLRDIAKKLLKSNVETVTVKISRNGKSESKTIKTYEFKDLNPKKETREFFKMLDDKTGYFFMGSSDSKKLPEIFEQMKGTKGIVIDFRSYPPDFVVFSMGKLLKQNSTDFVKFTQTTNQMPGLFTFTPNLAVDGNGADYYKGKIAILINETTQSSAEYHTMAFRTAPTAKVFGSTTAGADGNVSRILLPGNISTMISGIGIYYPDGKETQRIGIVPDVEVKPTVEGIKNNKDEVLDKALEWIKS, from the coding sequence ATGAAAAAAAACATTACAGCATTTCTTGCGCTTCTGTTTTTCGCCAGCTATCAAGGCCAAACGAAAATTGACAATCTGAATTTTGAAAATAATGAAAATAACCTTCCGAAATCATGGACTATTATTGATGGAGGAAAATCAACGATCTCGATAGATGGAAAGGAAAAATATGAAGGAAAATATTCTGTTTTGGCAGAAGCTCCGGAAAAAGCTGATATGGTAGGCATGATGCGTATTCTTCCTGAAAATTATGCCGGAAAGAAAATTACTATTTCCGGCTATATCAAAACAGAAAATGTAACTGAAGGGTTTGCCGGATTCTGGATGCGCATCGATCCGAAAATAGGATTCAATAATATGCAGGATAAAGGCATCAAAGGCACTACACCCTGGACGAAATACGAAACCACCCTTGATCTGTCTCCTGCAGAAACCAAAAAGATCTTCATCGGTACACTTTTAACAGGTAAAGGGAAAGCCTGGTTTGATGATATTAAAATTACCATAGACGGCAAAGATATCCAGGAAGCGGCCGTTTTCCAGAAAAAACAATTCAATGCCGATCTTGATAAAGAATTTGACAATGGCTCCAAAATCAGCAGTATTGATCTAAGCAAAAAGAATCTTGATAATTTAAAGAACCTTGGCCTCATTTGGGGATATTTAAAATATTACCATCCCAATGTTGCTGAAGGAAAATACAACTGGGATTATGAGCTTTTCAGAATCCTTCCAAAAATCAGCGGAACCTCAGCACAGGAGAGAGACAAAATCCTTACAGAATGGATTAAAGGACTGGGAACTTTTCAGACTGAAAAAATAGCTATTGATTCCAAAAACGTAAAGATCACTCCGGATCTGAACTGGATTACCAATTCAGGATTTTCAAAAGAACTTTCTGATCTTCTTCTCCAGCTAAAAGATGCTAAAAGGCCTAAAGCCAATTATTATCTGGATTTCTATGAAGGGGTAGGAAATCCTGATTTTGAGCGTGAAAAACCTTATGAGAACAGTACATATCCTGATGCAGGCTTCCGTCTTCTTTCCCTGTACAGATACTGGAATATCATTCAATATACTTTTCCGTACAAAAATCTTATCCAGGAAGACTGGAAAGGGGTTTTATCTGAATTTATTCCGAAGTTTGCAGATTCCAAAAATGAAACAGAGTATACGCTTTCCACTTTAGAAATCATTGCAAGAATCCATGACACTCATGCCAATGTATGGGGAGCTAATAAAGCCCTGGAAAAACACTTTGGAGCAAGGTATTCTCCTGTAAAGCTTGTATTTGCCGAAAATAAAGCGGTAGTAAATGGTTTTCACAATGATCAATTGGGCGCTGAGACAGGATTACAGACCGGAGATATTATCACCGAAGTCAATGGAAAGTCTGTTGCCCAAATCGTAAAAGAGATGCTGAAACTTACTCCGGCATCCAACTATCCTACCCAGCTCAGAGATATTGCCAAAAAACTTCTAAAAAGCAATGTAGAGACCGTAACCGTTAAAATTTCAAGAAACGGAAAATCAGAAAGCAAAACGATAAAAACCTATGAATTTAAGGATCTGAATCCTAAAAAAGAGACGAGAGAGTTCTTTAAAATGCTGGATGATAAAACGGGTTATTTCTTTATGGGAAGCTCAGACAGCAAAAAACTTCCGGAAATTTTCGAGCAGATGAAAGGTACGAAAGGGATTGTCATTGATTTCAGAAGCTATCCGCCTGATTTCGTTGTATTCTCTATGGGAAAACTGCTGAAGCAGAATTCTACCGATTTTGTAAAATTTACCCAAACTACCAATCAGATGCCAGGTCTATTCACCTTTACTCCAAATCTTGCAGTAGATGGGAATGGTGCTGATTATTATAAGGGAAAAATCGCCATCCTGATCAATGAAACTACCCAGAGCAGTGCTGAATATCATACTATGGCCTTCAGAACAGCTCCTACTGCCAAGGTTTTCGGATCTACAACTGCCGGTGCAGACGGAAATGTTTCGAGAATTCTTCTTCCGGGAAATATCAGCACCATGATCAGCGGTATCGGCATCTATTATCCGGATGGAAAAGAAACCCAGAGAATAGGAATTGTTCCCGATGTAGAAGTAAAACCTACTGTTGAGGGAATCAAAAATAATAAAGATGAGGTGCTGGACAAAGCACTTGAATGGATCAAAAGCTGA
- the aspS gene encoding aspartate--tRNA ligase, translating into MFRSHTNGELSLKNLNEEVTLSGWVQTIRDKGFMIWIDLRDRYGITQLVLDQERSSAQLMEEAKKLGREFVIQVTGKVIERVSKNPNIPTGEIEILVEKLSILNDSQLPPFTIEDETDGGEELRMKYRYLDIRRAPVRDKLIFRHKMAQKVRNYLSDEGFIEVETPVLIKSTPEGARDFVVPSRMNPGQFYALPQSPQTFKQLLMVGGMDKYFQIVKCFRDEDLRADRQPEFTQIDCEMAFVEQEDVMNVFEGMTKTLLKDITGKEFGDFPRMTFADAMRKYGNDKPDIRFGMEFVELNELVKGKDFKIFDEAELVVGINVEGCAEYTRKQIDELVDWVKRPQIGASGMVWAKFQNDGVKTSSVNKFYNEEDLTKIIEKFGAKEGDLMLILSGNENKVRAQLSALRMELGNRLGLRKGNEFAPLWVVDFPLLEWDEETGRYHAMHHPFTSPKPEDTHLIETDPGKVRANAYDMVLNGNEIGGGSIRIFDKDLQSKMFDLLGFTKEEAEAQFGFLMNAFKYGAPPHGGLAFGFDRLVAILDGNEVIRDYIAFPKNNSGRDVMIDAPASIAEAQLDELEIKLNLKA; encoded by the coding sequence ATGTTTCGATCACACACCAACGGAGAATTATCTCTGAAAAATCTAAATGAAGAAGTTACACTTTCAGGATGGGTACAGACTATCCGTGATAAAGGATTTATGATTTGGATAGATCTTCGGGATCGTTACGGAATTACCCAGCTGGTTTTGGACCAGGAGCGTTCTTCTGCGCAGCTGATGGAAGAGGCTAAAAAATTAGGCCGGGAATTTGTGATTCAGGTTACCGGAAAAGTAATTGAAAGAGTAAGCAAAAACCCTAATATTCCGACAGGAGAAATTGAGATTTTAGTTGAAAAACTGTCAATCCTTAATGACTCTCAGCTTCCCCCATTCACTATTGAAGATGAAACAGACGGCGGCGAGGAACTGAGAATGAAATACCGTTATCTGGATATCAGAAGAGCACCGGTAAGAGATAAACTGATCTTCCGTCACAAAATGGCTCAGAAGGTTAGAAATTACCTTTCAGACGAAGGATTCATTGAAGTGGAAACACCAGTACTGATCAAATCTACTCCGGAAGGAGCGAGAGACTTTGTGGTGCCGAGCAGAATGAATCCGGGACAGTTTTATGCCCTTCCGCAATCTCCACAGACATTCAAACAGCTTCTGATGGTAGGCGGTATGGATAAATATTTCCAGATCGTAAAATGTTTCCGTGATGAGGATTTAAGAGCGGACAGACAGCCGGAATTTACACAGATCGACTGTGAAATGGCTTTCGTGGAGCAGGAAGACGTTATGAATGTTTTTGAGGGAATGACCAAAACCCTTTTAAAAGATATTACAGGAAAAGAGTTCGGAGATTTCCCAAGAATGACTTTTGCCGATGCGATGAGAAAATACGGAAACGATAAACCGGACATCCGTTTCGGAATGGAATTCGTAGAGCTGAACGAACTGGTAAAAGGAAAAGATTTTAAAATATTTGATGAAGCTGAGCTTGTTGTAGGAATCAATGTAGAGGGATGTGCAGAGTATACAAGAAAACAGATCGATGAGCTTGTTGACTGGGTAAAACGTCCGCAGATCGGAGCTTCAGGAATGGTTTGGGCGAAATTCCAGAATGACGGTGTGAAAACATCATCGGTAAACAAATTCTATAACGAAGAAGATTTAACGAAGATTATCGAGAAATTCGGAGCTAAGGAAGGCGATTTAATGCTAATCTTATCCGGAAATGAAAATAAGGTAAGAGCTCAGCTTTCTGCTTTAAGAATGGAGCTTGGAAACCGTTTGGGATTAAGAAAAGGAAATGAATTCGCTCCACTTTGGGTTGTAGACTTCCCACTTCTGGAATGGGACGAGGAAACCGGAAGATACCACGCGATGCACCACCCTTTCACTTCTCCTAAACCTGAAGATACTCATTTGATTGAAACTGATCCCGGTAAAGTAAGAGCCAACGCTTACGATATGGTTCTTAACGGAAACGAAATCGGAGGAGGTTCTATCAGAATTTTCGACAAAGACCTTCAGTCTAAAATGTTTGACCTTTTAGGATTCACCAAAGAGGAAGCAGAAGCACAGTTCGGATTCCTGATGAATGCATTCAAATACGGAGCACCTCCTCACGGTGGTTTAGCATTCGGATTTGACCGTTTAGTGGCGATCCTTGACGGAAATGAAGTAATCAGAGATTATATTGCATTCCCTAAGAATAATTCAGGTCGTGATGTGATGATTGATGCTCCGGCTTCCATTGCAGAAGCACAGCTGGATGAATTGGAAATTAAGCTGAATTTAAAAGCATAA
- a CDS encoding ankyrin repeat domain-containing protein produces the protein MNNCSKIENTSYSLLSLAIKMNSKEVFQKLLEEKANLESVCDGKTPLMFAAKYGNTEMAKKLLAAGAQKNTKTERGYTALDYAKKYDEPEVIKILE, from the coding sequence ATTAACAACTGTTCCAAAATAGAGAATACCTCCTATTCATTGCTGTCACTGGCCATTAAAATGAACAGTAAGGAAGTCTTTCAAAAACTCTTAGAAGAAAAGGCTAATCTGGAGAGTGTCTGTGACGGTAAAACCCCATTGATGTTCGCTGCAAAATATGGGAATACAGAAATGGCAAAAAAACTTCTGGCAGCAGGAGCCCAAAAAAATACTAAAACAGAAAGAGGATACACCGCTCTGGATTATGCAAAGAAATATGACGAACCAGAGGTCATCAAAATTTTAGAATAA